A single region of the Nicotiana sylvestris chromosome 6, ASM39365v2, whole genome shotgun sequence genome encodes:
- the LOC104216294 gene encoding serine/threonine-protein phosphatase PP1 isozyme 2-like, which yields MDSLALDDIINRLLEVRGRPGKQVQLSEAEIRQLCLKSKEILLQQPNLLELDAPIKICGDIHGQYSDLLRLFEYGGLPPKSNYLFLGDYVDRGKQSLETICLLLAYKIKYPENFFLLRGNHECASVNRIYGFYDECKRRFNVRLWKIFTDCFNCLPVAALIDEKILCMHGGLSPDLNHLDQIRNLQRPTDVPESGLLCDLLWSDPSKDVKGWGMNDRGVSYTFGPDKVTEFLQKLDLDLVCRAHQVVEDGYEFFSDRQLVTIFSAPNYCGEFDNAGAMMSVDETLMCSFQILKPAEKKPKFGFGSTATAKNATPTKSKSFLGKIG from the exons ATGGATTCTTTAGCACTTGATGATATAATCAATCGGTTGCTTGAAGTTCGGGGAAGGCCTGGTAAACAAGTCCAACTTTCTGAGGCAGAAATCAGACAGCTTTGTCTCAAGTCCAAAGAAATTTTGTTGCAACAGCCTAATCTTCTTGAGCTCGACGCACCCATCAAGATCTGCG GGGATATCCATGGTCAGTATTCAGATCTACTGAGGCTGTTTGAATATGGTGGATTACCTCCAAAATCTAATTACCTATTCTTGGGTGATTATGTTGATCGTGGGAAGCAAAGTCTGGAAACAATATGCCTTCTTCTTGCTTATAAAATAAAGTACCCTGAAAACTTTTTCCTTTTGAGGGGGAACCATGAATGTGCTTCCGTGAATCGTATATATGGGTTCTATGATGAGTGCAAACGAAGGTTCAATGTTCGACTATGGAAAATATTCACAGATTGTTTCAACTGCCTCCCTGTGGCTGCTTTAATTGATGAAAAGATATTGTGCATGCATGGTGGACTCTCTCCTGATCTTAATCATTTGGATCAGATAAGGAACCTTCAACGACCAACTGATGTTCCTGAATCTGGGTTGCTCTGTGATCTTCTCTGGTCAGATCCTAGTAAAGATGTTAAAGGGTGGGGAATGAATGACCGGGGAGTTTCTTACACCTTTGGTCCTGATAAGGTCACAGAGTTTCTTCAGAAGCTAGATCTTGATCTTGTTTGTCGTGCCCATCAG GTTGTGGAAGATGGATATGAATTTTTTTCTGATAGACAACTTGTGACGATTTTCTCAGCCCCTAATTATTGTGGAGAGTTTGACAATGCTGGTGCTATGATGAGTGTGGATGAGACTCTGATGTGTTCTTTTCAGATATTAAAGCCTGCAGAGAAGAAGCCAAAGTTTGGATTTGGGAGCACTGCTACAGCTAAAAATGCAACTCCAACAAAATCAAAG TCATTTCTTGGTAAAATTGGATGA